The window GAGGAGTTGATCAACCATCACATCATCTGTCACAAAAGCAAAATAGTCATAAAAATGATGATTGATTAGCGTTTGAATCGTTTCTTTCGTCATAGACTTCTTTTGAATTTCTAAAAACATCCCACTTTTAATTTTTTCTACAATACTCTCCGGAGTTTGTTGCGTATGATCAGCGGTGACACCTGCTGCAATAAAATCAGCTAAATCTCGACCAGTAATTTTTGGACAATGACCTTCAATTGGTAAAAAGGGCTTTAGTTCTTGGCAAGCTTTAATAATATCCTTAATCATTGATGTTTCTTCTTTACATAAATGTTGAAAGTTCATTACTTCCCCAAGACATAAAATCATTGGATTTTTAAGAAGTGTTTTCACTTCATTGACTCCTATGAATCCACCTGTTGTTTCTAACTGAGGTGACGTTGAAGGGACTGAAGAAGGAATGCCATAAAAAATATCCAATGCGGTCGCATTGGATAAAAATGATTGAACTCCTTCAATTCCAAACACATTTGCAACCTCATGAGGGTCAGCAACCACCGTCGTAACCCCATGAGGTAAAACTGCTTCGGAAAAGCGTGAAGGTAAAGTCATAGAACTTTCAATATGTATATGAATATCAATTAAGCCTGGAATCATCCATTTTCCTGTTCCATCCATAACTACTGATTCATTTGTTATCGATAATGAATCAGCAATATAAGCGAAACGTCCATTCTCAATTAATACATCTTTTATTTCAAATTGTTGAGTAAATGTTTGATAGACTGAAATATTTTTTATGATCATACCCATATTGAATCCTCCGCTTTAATTAACGGTTAACAATACGGTTCCATTGATCAATCCAATTATTTAATAATGGATTAACAAATGAATAGTTTATTACTTTAGCATTCTCTGCTACTTCACCATAAGTTTTATTTTGTGCTACATCTTCAGTTAAGACAACATCTTTATTAGTTGGTGCTTCATTTAAGCTAACTGCTGTTGTACTTTGTAGCTCTTGGCTTAAACGCCAGTTCACATATTCATAAGCTAATTCTTTATTCTGAGAATTTTTATTAATATCAACTGTGTTGAAGTTAGCATACGTTCCTGATGCAGGAACAACGAATTTTACATTGGGTTGTGCTTGCTCAATAGTAGGGATTCCAAAATCTCCAACAACTGCAACTGCAATTTCACCTGAAGCAAACATATTAGCTAAGTCACTTGACTTTGCATATGTCTTAACAATATTTGATTTTAATTCTTCTAATGCTTTAAATGCAGCTTCACCTTGATCTGCTTCAATATCTCCATTTGCAAAATCGTTAGCTACATAAACCATTGCTGGTCCAAATGTTGTTGTAATATCTGGGATTGAAATTTTACCTTCTAATGCTGGATTCCATAAATCAGACCAGTCATTAATTTCAAATCCAACAGCATCTGGGTTATAAATAATCCCAATACTGTTTACTGTATAAGCAGCTCCAAATCCGTCTTCAGCTAATTTTGCTGCTGGCTCAATTAATGAAGTAGCGTTTGGAATTTTTGAATAATCGATTGATTCAAATAATCCAGCTTCATATCCATTAGCTGCTGCTGATTGTGATAACTCAACGATATCAACTGAAGCATTTGGATTATTAGCTAATTTAGTGTAACGTTCATTCGTTCCACCAATTTCTAATACTAATTCACAATCAAATTTTTCTTCAAATGGAATTTTAACTTCTTGTTCCCATACATCTTGACTTAATCCCCACGTTGAAACAACTAATTGTTTTTTCCCTGAACCTTCTGTTTCATTTCCTGAACATCCAGTTACAAGTGCTAGTGCCATTGCAGCTCCTAATGCTAATTTCCATGCCTTTTTCATACTTTTCATTCTCCTCTTTACTTGTTTAAACTAAAACGATTTTGTTAGGCGGAAGATGTAAGGTTAATTCATCATTAATCTCATAAACATCTGCTCCATCATGATTTACAACAATTTTTCCGACTTTTGTTTGAACTTCATACTGATAGCTCTTCCCTAAGAACGTACGAACTTGAACGACACCTGTTAAACAGTTTTCTTTTTGTTCCTTAACAATCTCGATATCATCTGGGCGAATTGTTCCAAGTGTTGTTGTCGTTTCAGGTAATTCTGATACCGTAAATATTAAATTCTCACTTAAGAATGTGTTACCTTCTTGGTGCTTCATCGGAATAAAGTTTTCAAAGCCAATAAAACGAGCAACAAACTCTGTTTTTGGTCTAGCATAAATATTTTCAGGTGTATCATATTGTTCAATAATCCCTTTATTCATGACAGCCACACGATCAGAAATTGCAAAGCACTCCTCTTGATCATGTGTAACAAAGACTGTTGTAATTCCTAATGCTTTTTGAATTCGTTTAATCTCAACACGCATTTGAATGCGAAGTTTTGCATCTAAGTTACTTAATGGTTCATCGAGCAATAATAGTTTAGGCTCGATGACTAAAGCACGGGCTAATGCAACACGTTGACGTTGTCCACCTGATAATTGTTTAGGTAAGCGATCTTTATACTCTAATAATCCACAGACTTCTAACATGTGATCAACTTTTTCTTCGATTTGTTTTTTGTCCATTTTACGAAGCTTCAATCCAAAAGCTACGTTATCTTTTACAGTTAAGTGCGGAAATAAGGCATAACTTTGGAAAACTAAACCGAAATTACGTTTATGAACTGGAATCTTAGTAAAATTATCATCATCAACTAAGAAGTCCCCATCTGCTATATCAATAAAACCTGCAATGACGCGTAAAGTTGTTGTCTTACCACATCCACTTGGACCAAGTAAAGACACTAATTCACCTTCTTGCATCTGTAAGTTTAATCCTTTTAAAATATCATTTTTTCCATCATAAGTGACGCGAATATCGTTTAATTCTACGAATGCCATGGTGTCTCCTCCTATTTTGCCAATGAATTAATTCCAAGTGTTTTTTCTACAATAAACATAATAATAATTGTTGCCACCATTAGTAAGACTGAAACAGCTGATACCGTTGGGTCATAATAATATTCAATATAGTTCATCAAAGCCGTTGGTAAAGTTGAAATACCCGGTCCTGTTAAGAACATAGAAACTGGAATATTATTAAATGAATTAATGAAAGCTAATAAGAAACTCGAAATAATTCCACTTGAGATGTTTGGTAAAACAATCTTGAAGAATGTTTGGATCTTGTTACATCCTAAACTCCAAGCAACTTCTTCAATTGAGAAGTCAAATTGCTCTAGTGATGCCCCAACGATTCGGATAATATAAGGTAATACAACTAAGAAGTGTCCAAATAATAACCCTTGAAAAACTGGTAATTGAAGTTTAATCACTAAGAACTGGAATAAGGCGTATCCAATAACAATTCCAGGAACAATTGTTGGAGATAAGAAAAAATTTTTTAATAACTTCTTTCCTCTAACTGAGTAACGTGACATCCCATAAGCAGCAGGAATTCCAATGACTAACGCAATTAAAGTTGATATAAACGCTAGTTTAAAACTTAAATAGAAAGAATCCATAAATGTTTTTGACGTTAATGCTTTAACGAACCAATCAAAAGTAAATCCTTTAATCGGAAATGAAATCGTATTTTCTGTTCCAAAAGCTGTGACTGTAATAATAACTAATGGAAAAAACAGAAAAGCAAAAACGAACATTGAAATTAATGTTAACATTTTATGTTTACGCATCTAGTTCACCTCGCTTATCTATTCTTGCAGCTACGAAGTTTAATCCCTTCATAACAATAAGTGTCGCTACGATCATAATCGCTGCAATTACACTTGCACCTGTCCAATCATTTAAGGCCATGGCACGTTGATAGATTAAAGTTGGTAAAACTAATGCTTTGTTACCACCTAAAAGCTGTGGCGTTGTGTATGCTGTTAATGATCCAGTAAAAACAAGAACTGCTCCTGTAATCATTCCTGGAACACTCATCGGCAAAACAACCTTTATAAAAGCTGTTAAACGATTAGCTCCTAAGCTTTCAGCTGCCTCCATCATATCGTTATCAATATTATCCATTACTCCCACTAAAGTAATAATCATAATTGGTAAGAATAAATAAATTGTTCCGACTAAGACAGCAAACTCAGTATAAAGCATACTAATTGGCTGTTCAATAATACCTAAGCTCATTAATGCATTATTAATAACCCCATTTTTACCTAGGATATTAATCCAAGCAAAACTACGAACAACGGAGTTCGTTAATAATGGGAAGATTGAAATAGCAATTAATAAACCCTTCCATTTTGTTGAACAACGAGAAATAAAATATGCGGTCGGCACTCCAAATAGTGTACAAACCAAGGTAGAAATCAAGGAGATTTTCAGCGTTCGATAGAAAATCTCTAAATAGTACTCATCCTGGAAGAATGAAATATACTGATTTAAAGATAATCCGTTAGTAAAGATTGTTGGCCATAAGATTGAACATAATGGCAACATTAAAAATAACAATAGTAGGACGAATCCTGGAACCATTAAAACATAAGCCGAATTTTTCTTCATGTAGTTACCTCCTTGCGATAGAACGAATGGCCTGATCTATCTCTTCTCATAGTCCAATTTTTTACGGAAATCGGGTAGAAACTTACGCACCATATTTGCGTTATATATGAAAATAACCTTGATAACCAAGAATATTATACCAAAATTTTATAATTATTAATGTATTTTCCTGTATATTTTGTAATTTTTTATCAAAAAATGTCTTTTTTAAATAAAAATAAATTAAAACGAAATCAAATTTTTAAGTTTCAAAAACAAAAAAAGTGTTAAAGATTCACTCTTCAACACTTACATCAATCAACTACGCTTGCTACATCATCTTTTAAATTTTTTCGCTTTCTATATATCTTCAAAGATAAATTATGAGCTTCCAGTCAAATATAATCATCTTCTGTTTTTGGAACTTTATTTTTACATATAATCCACTTTAACTCGGACATCTCGAATCATGAAATGTGACGAACTCATTTGCCAAGATCCGATTAAAAGATTATAGTAATCTTTCATTCCCGTCACATCGTTTAAGACAATCAACTGACTCTCAAAAAATCGCCAATCATCCACTGATTCTGTGTTCATTCGACGCTCAATTAAAGAAATTCCATCGGATTCAATATATTCTAATGCAACTGACACTTCGTCCCCACCTATGTATCGATAAAAGAATGAGACACTTACCACATCCCCTATGTTCATCGCAGGTAATTTCAGCTGTAGTATTTTCTTTGCCTCATGATTACCTTTAATCTCTAAAATTCCACTTTTATGCCACTTCCATCGATTGTCCCCATCCTTATTAATACTTGGATGTAAACAAGCTAGATAACTCACACGATTGTCTAGTATGTAACTCTTAACTTTCCCACTACTTCTGAGTAAATGACGATGCATCAAAATGTTTGTACTAATAAAATCAACGCCCATCTTAATTAAATCTTGCATCTGTTCACCAGAATCAACAGTCCACGTATTGACCATGACTCCTTTTGAGTGAGCATAATCAATCATTTCCTTAGACACTTTCTTTTTAGAACTATCGATGCCCATTTGATAGTTGGCACAATAATCGATATTTTCAGATGTTAGATCAGCTAACCACTGAATTTGAATCTCATCACTTTGCTTTCGAACTTCGGTGACAATTTCTTTTGAAAAAGAAATGATGATGACGTGACTTAAATTTTCAAACTGTCGAATGATTTTTAATAAATGACTCACAGAATCAGATTTCATATCTTTAATTTCAATAACGGGAACAAGTCCTGATCTTTTACAAACCATTAAAAACTCTTGTAATGTTGGAATCTTTAAATGTGGATAATTCTTGATTTGATGTCCTTCATTGACTAACAAGGCCTTCAATTCCTCAAGTGTGTAATGTTCCGGCTTCCCGCTACCTGTTGTCGTCCGATTTAACAAGTCGTCATGTAATAAAATAAATTCTTTGTCCTTTGTTTCATGAATATCACATTCAGCCCCATAGTATCCGTATTTTCCTGCTAATTCATAAGCAGGCAATGTATTTTCAGGTGCTAATAAACTCAGTCCTCGATGAGCAATCATTCTCACTTGTGAAGCAGTTGGTACTGTTTTGACATGAACGGATTCTTTTTTTCGAGTATTCTTTACTGCTGGTTCGAAAAAGACTAAATCAAATAAGGCACTACCTAATAACTTATCCTGATCATAAATGTTTAATTGACACGGCACTTTAACATCAAGTTCTAAATCATTATTCATCAGTTCTATCGAAAGATGCCCAATTTTTGAAGGCATGACTTCATATGATTTTAAAATTTTTTTATCTTGCAACAGAGCAGTTTTAATCTCTACGTCTAATCCTGATAAATCGAGTAATTTTTCTTCTAAAAGTATTTTAACTTCAATTTGGCACTTATCCTTCACTAAAGGTAATTGACAACTCACCTTATGTTGTTGATTTAAAGCTAACGTTAAATATTTTTTATACATTTTTTCACCTCGAATTTGATTCATCGATAAAGTATACAAAAAAATCTTTTCAGATATGCAAAAGAACTCTAGGAAATCACATGATTCCTAGAGTTCTTCTTTATAATAAGTCATCTAATGTATGTTGAGAGAATTCGTGAATGAATTGATGAAGTGCCTTTGATGCAATCCGTTTAAGTTTACATCCAGATGATAACAAGGGACAACTTTGTGAATGATTAAAGCACTCAATCAGATTCATATGATCCTCGGTCATTTTCAAAACCTCTCCTAAGTTAATATCGGATGGATTTTTGCTAAGCTTTAATCCCCCTCCTCGACCTTTAATCGAGGTGATATATTCAGTTTTTGCTAACTGATGAATGACTTTTTTCATATGATGTTCTGATGTATTTAATGCAGTTGCTAATTCTTCTACTGTGCACAACTGATCCGTATGCTTGGCTAAATAAATTAACGCACGAAAACTATAATCACTAAACTTAGATAATTGCATCGTTACACCACCTTTAAATTCATTATACACTATATTAAAACAGATAAATATCCTCCATCAAAAAGGTGTCAGAAAAAATGAATCACATCTTATGTTTCATTAAAAGATTATTTTTGCTAATAAAACAATTCTTATCCACCATTAACTTTTAAATGTGCATTTCATTTGAACATTTAAAATATTGATGTTATTCTAAACATGTAAATAAAACAACTCATTATTAGGGAGAGATATTCATGTTAGATCAACAAACAATTAAAGTGATTAAAAGTACAGTCCCTGCCTTAAAGGCACACGGTTTAGATATCACAACCACTTTTTATAAAAATATGTTTGAACAAAATCCAGAGGTAGCTCCTTTATTTGATATGTCAAAACAAAAATCAGGTGAACAACCAAAAGCG of the Turicibacter sp. TJ11 genome contains:
- a CDS encoding ABC transporter ATP-binding protein → MAFVELNDIRVTYDGKNDILKGLNLQMQEGELVSLLGPSGCGKTTTLRVIAGFIDIADGDFLVDDDNFTKIPVHKRNFGLVFQSYALFPHLTVKDNVAFGLKLRKMDKKQIEEKVDHMLEVCGLLEYKDRLPKQLSGGQRQRVALARALVIEPKLLLLDEPLSNLDAKLRIQMRVEIKRIQKALGITTVFVTHDQEECFAISDRVAVMNKGIIEQYDTPENIYARPKTEFVARFIGFENFIPMKHQEGNTFLSENLIFTVSELPETTTTLGTIRPDDIEIVKEQKENCLTGVVQVRTFLGKSYQYEVQTKVGKIVVNHDGADVYEINDELTLHLPPNKIVLV
- a CDS encoding ABC transporter permease; amino-acid sequence: MKKNSAYVLMVPGFVLLLLFLMLPLCSILWPTIFTNGLSLNQYISFFQDEYYLEIFYRTLKISLISTLVCTLFGVPTAYFISRCSTKWKGLLIAISIFPLLTNSVVRSFAWINILGKNGVINNALMSLGIIEQPISMLYTEFAVLVGTIYLFLPIMIITLVGVMDNIDNDMMEAAESLGANRLTAFIKVVLPMSVPGMITGAVLVFTGSLTAYTTPQLLGGNKALVLPTLIYQRAMALNDWTGASVIAAIMIVATLIVMKGLNFVAARIDKRGELDA
- a CDS encoding ABC transporter permease, coding for MRKHKMLTLISMFVFAFLFFPLVIITVTAFGTENTISFPIKGFTFDWFVKALTSKTFMDSFYLSFKLAFISTLIALVIGIPAAYGMSRYSVRGKKLLKNFFLSPTIVPGIVIGYALFQFLVIKLQLPVFQGLLFGHFLVVLPYIIRIVGASLEQFDFSIEEVAWSLGCNKIQTFFKIVLPNISSGIISSFLLAFINSFNNIPVSMFLTGPGISTLPTALMNYIEYYYDPTVSAVSVLLMVATIIIMFIVEKTLGINSLAK
- a CDS encoding ABC transporter substrate-binding protein, producing MKKAWKLALGAAMALALVTGCSGNETEGSGKKQLVVSTWGLSQDVWEQEVKIPFEEKFDCELVLEIGGTNERYTKLANNPNASVDIVELSQSAAANGYEAGLFESIDYSKIPNATSLIEPAAKLAEDGFGAAYTVNSIGIIYNPDAVGFEINDWSDLWNPALEGKISIPDITTTFGPAMVYVANDFANGDIEADQGEAAFKALEELKSNIVKTYAKSSDLANMFASGEIAVAVVGDFGIPTIEQAQPNVKFVVPASGTYANFNTVDINKNSQNKELAYEYVNWRLSQELQSTTAVSLNEAPTNKDVVLTEDVAQNKTYGEVAENAKVINYSFVNPLLNNWIDQWNRIVNR
- a CDS encoding Rrf2 family transcriptional regulator — encoded protein: MQLSKFSDYSFRALIYLAKHTDQLCTVEELATALNTSEHHMKKVIHQLAKTEYITSIKGRGGGLKLSKNPSDINLGEVLKMTEDHMNLIECFNHSQSCPLLSSGCKLKRIASKALHQFIHEFSQHTLDDLL
- a CDS encoding glycerophosphodiester phosphodiesterase family protein; translated protein: MYKKYLTLALNQQHKVSCQLPLVKDKCQIEVKILLEEKLLDLSGLDVEIKTALLQDKKILKSYEVMPSKIGHLSIELMNNDLELDVKVPCQLNIYDQDKLLGSALFDLVFFEPAVKNTRKKESVHVKTVPTASQVRMIAHRGLSLLAPENTLPAYELAGKYGYYGAECDIHETKDKEFILLHDDLLNRTTTGSGKPEHYTLEELKALLVNEGHQIKNYPHLKIPTLQEFLMVCKRSGLVPVIEIKDMKSDSVSHLLKIIRQFENLSHVIIISFSKEIVTEVRKQSDEIQIQWLADLTSENIDYCANYQMGIDSSKKKVSKEMIDYAHSKGVMVNTWTVDSGEQMQDLIKMGVDFISTNILMHRHLLRSSGKVKSYILDNRVSYLACLHPSINKDGDNRWKWHKSGILEIKGNHEAKKILQLKLPAMNIGDVVSVSFFYRYIGGDEVSVALEYIESDGISLIERRMNTESVDDWRFFESQLIVLNDVTGMKDYYNLLIGSWQMSSSHFMIRDVRVKVDYM